The proteins below are encoded in one region of Corynebacterium felinum:
- a CDS encoding oxidoreductase, which produces MFNLFGRKGTKSNLRPARGPGETVREADLAYLKQWAKDHALVEGYIEPETLVNEMSVCLVDATGDFTRRRIGGPKGIDVVARELSIPLFDVEETGYPQRMREKIERDRILRKREEQRVRREKFERGEF; this is translated from the coding sequence GTGTTCAATTTGTTCGGCCGCAAAGGCACAAAATCTAACTTAAGACCAGCACGTGGACCGGGAGAAACGGTGCGCGAGGCAGACTTGGCTTACCTCAAACAATGGGCGAAAGACCACGCGCTCGTCGAAGGCTATATAGAACCTGAAACGCTCGTCAACGAAATGAGCGTGTGCCTCGTCGATGCCACAGGTGATTTCACCCGTCGCCGCATTGGCGGTCCTAAGGGAATTGATGTGGTGGCACGCGAATTAAGCATTCCGCTTTTCGACGTCGAAGAAACCGGCTACCCGCAGCGTATGCGGGAAAAAATTGAGCGGGATCGGATATTGCGCAAACGGGAAGAACAGCGTGTACGCCGCGAAAAATTTGAACGCGGCGAGTTTTAA
- the sucB gene encoding 2-oxoglutarate dehydrogenase, E2 component, dihydrolipoamide succinyltransferase, with protein sequence MAHSVVMPELGESVTEGTITQWLKSVGDTVAVDEPLLEVSTDKVDTEVPSPVAGVILEIRAQEDDTVDVGEVIAIIGEEGEAAAPAPAADETPAPAPAAEPAPAAAPAPAASNAQATDVRMPELGESVTEGTITQWLKSVGDTVEVDDALLEVSTDKVDTEVPSPVAGVILEILFEEDDTVDVGEVIVRIGQPGSAPAPAAAPEPTPAPAAAPAPAAEPAPAAAPAPAASNAQATDVRMPELGESVTEGTITQWLKSVGDTVEVDDALLEVSTDKVDTEVPSPVAGVILEILFEEDDTVDVGEVIVRIGQPGSAPAPAAAPEPTPAPAAAPAPAAEPAPAAAPAPAPTPAPAAAPAPAPAPAAAADMPYVTPLVRKLAQKHGVDLTTIEGTGIGGRIRKQDVLAAAAGETAAAEAPVAAEANARARWSTRAVDPAKAELIGTTAKVNRIREITAAKMVEALQISAQLTHLQEVDMTKIAELRKLSKPAFQAKHGVNLTYLPFFVKAAVEALVSHPNVNASYNAETKEMTYHADVNVAIAVDTPRGLLTPVIHKAQELSLPEIAKTIADIADRARNNKLKPQDLVGATFTITNIGSEGALSDTPILVPPQAGILGTAAIQKRPVVVTEDGVDAISIRQMCYIPFTYDHQVVDGADAGRFTLTIKDRLETANFAEDLELDN encoded by the coding sequence ATGGCGCACTCCGTTGTGATGCCCGAGCTGGGCGAATCTGTAACTGAAGGAACGATTACCCAGTGGCTGAAGTCCGTGGGCGATACTGTCGCGGTCGACGAACCACTTCTTGAGGTTTCTACCGACAAGGTCGATACCGAGGTTCCTTCCCCAGTGGCAGGCGTCATCCTCGAGATCCGTGCTCAGGAAGACGATACCGTTGACGTTGGCGAAGTCATTGCCATCATCGGTGAAGAAGGGGAAGCTGCCGCACCTGCACCAGCAGCTGATGAAACACCTGCTCCAGCTCCTGCAGCTGAGCCAGCACCTGCTGCCGCTCCAGCACCAGCAGCATCGAACGCTCAGGCAACTGACGTCCGCATGCCAGAACTGGGCGAATCTGTCACCGAAGGAACGATTACCCAGTGGCTGAAGTCCGTGGGCGATACCGTCGAGGTCGATGACGCACTTCTCGAAGTTTCCACCGACAAGGTCGACACCGAAGTTCCTTCCCCAGTGGCAGGTGTTATCCTCGAAATCCTCTTCGAGGAAGACGACACCGTCGACGTTGGCGAAGTTATCGTCCGCATCGGCCAACCAGGTTCGGCACCAGCACCAGCAGCCGCACCAGAGCCAACCCCAGCACCAGCAGCCGCACCAGCTCCTGCAGCTGAGCCAGCACCCGCTGCCGCTCCAGCACCGGCAGCATCGAACGCTCAGGCAACTGACGTCCGCATGCCAGAACTGGGCGAATCTGTCACCGAAGGAACGATTACCCAGTGGCTGAAGTCCGTGGGCGATACCGTCGAGGTCGATGACGCACTTCTTGAAGTTTCCACCGACAAGGTCGACACCGAAGTTCCTTCCCCAGTGGCAGGTGTTATCCTCGAAATCCTCTTCGAGGAAGACGACACCGTCGACGTTGGCGAAGTTATCGTCCGCATCGGCCAACCAGGTTCGGCACCAGCACCAGCAGCCGCACCAGAGCCAACCCCAGCACCAGCAGCCGCACCAGCTCCTGCAGCTGAGCCAGCACCCGCTGCCGCTCCTGCACCAGCTCCAACTCCTGCTCCTGCTGCTGCCCCAGCGCCAGCTCCTGCACCAGCTGCAGCTGCTGATATGCCTTATGTCACCCCACTGGTTCGTAAGCTTGCTCAGAAGCATGGTGTTGACCTCACCACCATTGAGGGCACCGGCATTGGTGGCCGCATCCGCAAGCAGGATGTTCTGGCTGCTGCCGCTGGCGAGACCGCTGCAGCCGAAGCACCAGTTGCTGCTGAGGCTAACGCACGTGCACGCTGGTCCACCCGCGCAGTTGATCCTGCCAAGGCTGAACTGATCGGCACCACCGCTAAGGTCAACCGCATCCGTGAGATCACCGCTGCGAAGATGGTTGAAGCTCTGCAGATCTCCGCACAGCTGACCCACCTGCAGGAAGTTGATATGACCAAGATTGCTGAGCTGCGCAAGCTTTCGAAGCCAGCATTCCAGGCTAAGCACGGTGTAAACCTCACCTACCTGCCATTCTTCGTCAAGGCTGCAGTTGAGGCTTTGGTTTCCCACCCGAACGTCAACGCATCCTACAACGCTGAGACCAAGGAAATGACCTACCATGCAGACGTGAACGTGGCTATCGCCGTGGACACCCCACGTGGTTTGCTCACCCCAGTGATCCACAAGGCACAGGAACTGTCCCTGCCTGAGATCGCTAAGACCATTGCTGACATTGCAGATCGTGCACGCAACAACAAGCTGAAGCCACAGGATCTGGTGGGCGCAACCTTCACCATCACCAACATTGGTTCCGAAGGCGCACTGTCCGATACCCCAATCTTGGTTCCACCACAGGCCGGTATCTTGGGCACTGCGGCAATCCAGAAGCGCCCAGTGGTTGTCACTGAGGACGGCGTGGATGCAATCTCCATCCGCCAGATGTGCTACATCCCATTCACCTACGACCACCAGGTTGTCGACGGCGCCGATGCGGGCCGCTTCACCCTGACCATCAAGGATCGTCTGGAAACCGCGAACTTCGCCGAGGATCTCGAACTCGACAACTAA
- the gcvP gene encoding aminomethyl-transferring glycine dehydrogenase, translating into MTHSLSSASYLDRHIGPNHEEREAMLTSIGYPSLEALVEAAVPSDIRAQSHPEIGEALSEEQALSKLRSYADQNVVTKSFYGQGFYDTITPPVIRRNLVEDPGWYTAYTPYQPEISQGRLEALLNFQTMISELTGLPVANASLLDEASAVAEAIGLMSRTNKKGRRVVLDSRLHPQVLGVASERARAIDLEVEIADLASGLVGEDLVGVVLAYPGTLGEVVDYHGVIEDIHSRGGLAAVATDLLALQELASPGSLGVDIAVGSSQRFGVPLFFGGPHAAFMSCTDALKRQLPGRIVGVSVDASGKPAYRLALQTREQHIRREKATSNICTAQALLAVTASMYAVWHGPEGLKTIARRVHALASQFAASVEAAGLELASASFFDTVTVLVPGRAQLIADTLAEQGVLVRPVGDDQVAVAFGESATRDDVATLARAFGAELVDADPRPYPAGLVREDATLSHPVFSSVHSETQMLRYLRSLKDKDLALDRSMIPLGSCTMKLNPTTGMEPITWPEFANIHPYAPAAHTKGWRALIEELEGWLAQITGYAKVSVQPNAGSQGELAGLLAIRRYHLSRGDDQRDIILIPQSAHGTNAASATLAKMRVVVVATAADGSIDIADLDAKIEKHGDTIAGIMITYPSTHGVYEDTVREVCAKVHAAGGQVYIDGANLNALAGIARPGEFGGDVSHLNLHKTFTIPHGGGGPGVGPVAVAEHLVPFLPTNPTDTNPFEPTPVSEGVPISSANHGSAGVLPISWAYIAMMGGQGLAEATASAVLGANYVAKNLADSFPVLYTGKNGLVAHECILDLRPLADATGVSATDVAKRLVDYGFHAPTLSFPVAGTLMVEPTESEDKAELDRFIEAMRSIRAEIQQVADGEIAYEDCVVHHAPFTADSVVTDTWEYAFSREQAAFPVASLRRGSKYFPPVRRLDEAFGDRNFACSCPPPEAFEIDE; encoded by the coding sequence ATGACGCATTCCCTTTCCTCCGCCAGCTATCTAGACCGGCACATCGGTCCCAATCATGAGGAGAGGGAGGCGATGCTCACCAGCATCGGCTACCCCTCCTTGGAGGCACTTGTCGAGGCCGCAGTCCCTTCCGACATCCGCGCTCAATCCCACCCAGAGATTGGTGAGGCACTCAGTGAAGAACAGGCACTGAGCAAACTGCGCAGCTATGCCGATCAGAATGTTGTGACTAAATCGTTCTACGGCCAGGGGTTCTACGACACCATCACCCCACCGGTGATTCGCCGCAATCTTGTTGAAGATCCAGGCTGGTACACCGCCTACACCCCCTACCAGCCAGAAATTTCACAGGGGCGGCTTGAAGCTCTGTTGAACTTCCAAACCATGATTTCTGAACTCACCGGACTGCCGGTGGCTAATGCTTCACTGCTCGATGAAGCCTCAGCTGTGGCTGAAGCGATCGGTTTGATGAGCCGTACGAACAAAAAAGGTCGTCGCGTTGTTTTAGATTCCCGCCTGCATCCGCAGGTGCTCGGTGTTGCCAGCGAACGCGCCCGCGCCATCGACTTAGAGGTGGAGATTGCTGACCTCGCATCCGGTCTTGTGGGTGAAGATTTGGTCGGTGTGGTTCTGGCTTACCCTGGCACCTTGGGTGAGGTTGTGGACTACCACGGGGTGATTGAGGATATTCATTCCCGCGGCGGCTTGGCCGCAGTTGCCACCGATTTGCTTGCGTTGCAGGAGCTGGCCTCCCCTGGTTCTTTGGGTGTCGATATAGCGGTGGGTTCTTCCCAGCGTTTCGGTGTTCCGTTGTTCTTTGGTGGCCCGCACGCAGCGTTCATGAGCTGTACTGATGCGCTCAAGCGTCAGCTTCCTGGTCGCATTGTGGGTGTCAGTGTGGATGCTTCGGGTAAACCCGCTTACCGTTTGGCGCTGCAGACCCGTGAGCAGCATATTCGTCGCGAGAAGGCGACAAGTAATATTTGTACTGCTCAGGCGTTGTTGGCAGTGACCGCGTCGATGTATGCGGTGTGGCATGGCCCTGAGGGCTTAAAAACTATTGCCCGCCGTGTCCATGCATTAGCATCGCAGTTCGCTGCGTCTGTTGAGGCGGCGGGTCTGGAACTAGCGTCTGCGTCCTTCTTCGATACTGTCACCGTGCTCGTCCCAGGCCGCGCGCAACTGATCGCTGATACCCTCGCGGAACAAGGTGTGCTGGTGCGTCCTGTTGGCGATGATCAGGTTGCGGTCGCTTTTGGCGAATCGGCAACGCGTGACGACGTCGCAACGCTTGCTCGTGCTTTCGGCGCTGAGCTTGTCGACGCCGACCCACGCCCCTACCCCGCGGGCCTTGTGCGTGAAGACGCCACCTTATCGCACCCTGTGTTTAGCTCGGTGCACTCGGAAACCCAGATGCTGCGCTACCTGCGTAGCCTCAAGGACAAGGACTTGGCGCTGGATCGCAGCATGATCCCGCTAGGTTCGTGCACGATGAAGCTCAACCCGACCACCGGCATGGAGCCGATTACCTGGCCTGAGTTTGCCAACATTCACCCTTATGCACCGGCCGCCCACACGAAGGGGTGGAGGGCGCTTATCGAGGAGCTGGAAGGCTGGCTTGCCCAGATCACCGGCTACGCCAAGGTATCGGTGCAGCCGAATGCGGGTTCGCAGGGCGAGCTTGCGGGCTTGTTGGCGATTCGCCGCTATCACCTGTCTCGCGGGGATGATCAGCGCGACATCATTTTGATTCCGCAGTCCGCGCACGGCACGAACGCCGCATCAGCCACCTTGGCTAAGATGCGCGTTGTTGTGGTGGCTACCGCTGCGGATGGCTCCATCGACATCGCTGACCTCGACGCCAAGATTGAGAAGCACGGCGACACGATTGCTGGCATCATGATCACCTACCCCTCCACCCACGGCGTGTACGAAGACACGGTGCGGGAAGTGTGCGCGAAAGTGCACGCAGCCGGCGGCCAGGTCTATATCGATGGCGCTAACCTCAATGCTCTCGCGGGGATTGCACGCCCAGGTGAGTTCGGCGGCGACGTTTCGCATTTAAACCTGCACAAGACTTTCACCATTCCGCACGGCGGTGGCGGCCCCGGTGTCGGACCAGTCGCAGTCGCTGAACACCTCGTGCCATTCCTGCCCACCAACCCCACCGACACTAACCCCTTTGAGCCCACCCCGGTGAGCGAAGGTGTGCCTATTTCTTCGGCGAATCACGGCTCCGCTGGTGTCCTTCCTATTTCGTGGGCGTACATCGCCATGATGGGTGGACAGGGTCTTGCTGAGGCGACCGCATCGGCAGTGTTGGGGGCGAACTACGTAGCGAAGAATCTCGCCGATTCCTTCCCTGTTCTCTATACCGGTAAGAACGGCCTGGTTGCGCACGAGTGCATCTTGGATCTGCGCCCACTGGCGGATGCCACTGGCGTGTCCGCCACCGATGTGGCCAAGCGTTTGGTCGACTACGGTTTCCACGCCCCAACACTGTCCTTCCCAGTGGCAGGCACTTTGATGGTCGAGCCCACGGAATCTGAGGATAAAGCTGAGCTGGACCGTTTCATTGAGGCAATGCGTTCTATCCGCGCGGAGATTCAACAAGTAGCCGACGGCGAAATCGCCTACGAAGACTGCGTGGTGCACCATGCGCCATTTACCGCCGACAGCGTGGTCACCGACACCTGGGAGTACGCCTTTAGCCGCGAACAAGCTGCCTTCCCGGTGGCCTCGCTGCGTCGTGGTTCAAAATACTTCCCACCGGTGCGCCGCTTGGATGAAGCCTTCGGTGACCGTAACTTCGCCTGCTCCTGCCCACCACCTGAGGCATTCGAGATCGACGAATAA
- the gcvT gene encoding glycine cleavage system aminomethyltransferase GcvT: protein MTELRLSPLHAEHEKLGASFTPFGPWNMPLKYANELDEHRAVRNTCGLFDLSHMGEVRVSGRDAAAFLDYALISHISAVKEGKAKYTMIVTPEGGIIDDLIVYRLGAEEFLVVPNAGNAEIVFEQLVSRSEGFDVTVVNESQDTALIAVQGPNAEALLLTLTDSAETVTQLGYYAAVPATIAGHEVLLARTGYTGEDGFELFIPNAQAVDLWQKLLVAGEGFELKPAGLAARDSLRLEAGMPLYGNELSLSLTPIDAGLGVLVGKKKEADFVAKQVLLSAAPAGRVLVGLTSSQRRAARAHSQLFIGDELVGEVTSGQPSPTLGHPIALAYVDVAHAAEGTALEADVRGKRYPFEVVTLPFYSRKK from the coding sequence GTGACTGAACTGCGACTTTCCCCCCTTCATGCTGAGCATGAAAAACTAGGTGCTTCCTTTACCCCGTTCGGCCCGTGGAATATGCCACTGAAATACGCCAACGAGCTTGACGAGCACCGTGCAGTCCGCAACACCTGCGGCTTGTTTGATCTCTCCCACATGGGTGAGGTTCGCGTCAGCGGTCGCGATGCAGCCGCGTTCTTGGATTACGCTCTTATTTCCCATATTTCCGCGGTGAAAGAAGGCAAGGCGAAGTACACCATGATCGTCACGCCAGAAGGTGGCATCATTGACGATTTGATTGTCTACCGCCTAGGCGCAGAAGAATTCTTGGTGGTGCCAAACGCAGGCAACGCTGAGATTGTCTTCGAGCAGTTGGTCTCCCGCAGCGAAGGCTTTGACGTGACGGTGGTCAACGAGTCCCAAGACACCGCACTGATTGCCGTCCAAGGCCCGAATGCCGAAGCGCTGCTGCTGACCCTCACCGATTCTGCTGAGACTGTCACCCAACTGGGCTACTATGCGGCAGTTCCTGCAACAATTGCCGGCCACGAGGTGTTACTTGCCCGCACGGGCTACACCGGCGAGGATGGTTTCGAACTGTTCATCCCGAATGCGCAGGCGGTGGATTTGTGGCAGAAGCTACTGGTGGCTGGTGAAGGCTTCGAGTTGAAGCCAGCTGGCTTGGCCGCACGCGATTCCCTGCGCTTGGAGGCGGGCATGCCTTTGTACGGCAATGAGCTCAGCCTTTCCCTTACGCCTATCGACGCCGGGCTCGGCGTGCTGGTGGGCAAAAAGAAGGAAGCAGACTTTGTGGCTAAGCAGGTTTTGTTGTCTGCTGCCCCTGCTGGTCGCGTGTTGGTGGGGTTGACCTCATCACAGCGTCGCGCCGCCCGCGCCCACTCACAGCTGTTTATCGGCGATGAGTTGGTTGGTGAGGTCACCTCTGGGCAGCCTTCCCCAACTTTGGGTCATCCTATTGCGTTGGCCTATGTGGATGTTGCCCATGCTGCAGAAGGGACCGCGCTTGAGGCGGATGTGCGCGGTAAGCGCTATCCCTTTGAAGTGGTCACACTGCCTTTCTATTCTAGGAAGAAGTAG
- the gcvH gene encoding glycine cleavage system protein GcvH, producing the protein MSLPKNFSYSDEHEWIDAVADAAEGTTVKVGITSVATERLGEVVFAELPQVGDTVEAGETCGEVESTKSVSDLYAPVTGTVVEVNNAVHDDYSVINADPFGAGWLFSVEVSSVGPLMTAEEYAEKNGVEA; encoded by the coding sequence ATGTCTTTGCCTAAGAATTTCTCTTATTCCGATGAGCACGAGTGGATCGATGCTGTCGCTGATGCCGCTGAGGGCACCACTGTGAAGGTGGGCATCACTTCTGTGGCCACTGAGCGTCTTGGTGAGGTTGTGTTCGCTGAGCTGCCTCAGGTGGGCGATACCGTGGAAGCTGGTGAAACCTGCGGTGAGGTGGAGTCCACCAAGTCTGTTTCCGATCTGTACGCGCCTGTGACTGGCACCGTGGTCGAGGTCAATAACGCGGTTCACGATGATTACTCCGTGATCAACGCCGATCCGTTTGGTGCTGGCTGGCTGTTTAGCGTTGAGGTTTCTTCAGTTGGTCCTTTGATGACTGCCGAGGAATACGCTGAGAAGAACGGCGTCGAAGCCTAA
- the lipB gene encoding lipoyl(octanoyl) transferase LipB produces the protein MSAPRDPFFPANQSIRQSTEPLDVRMLGEVDYLHAWELQAELAVQRAADEIPDTILVLEHPSIYTAGKRTQPDDRPTNGLPVIDVDRGGRITWHGPGQLVIYPIIKLADPIDVVDYVRRVEEALIQVVRQCGIPGAGRVDGRSGVWIPGSDHHHRKVAALGIRITKGVTMHGLALNCNNTLEFYDYIVPCGIDDASVTTLSAELGRDISVASMVEPTLAALDDAFAGRLIVADHSFDSAPDPTKGLPRPAR, from the coding sequence TTGTCCGCACCACGCGATCCATTTTTCCCCGCTAATCAATCTATTCGGCAATCAACCGAACCGCTCGATGTCAGAATGCTCGGGGAGGTTGATTATTTACACGCGTGGGAATTGCAAGCAGAACTCGCAGTCCAGCGTGCGGCAGACGAAATCCCCGACACGATCCTTGTTCTTGAGCACCCCTCCATTTACACGGCGGGTAAACGCACGCAACCCGACGATCGTCCCACGAACGGATTGCCTGTTATCGACGTCGATAGGGGCGGGCGCATAACGTGGCACGGCCCAGGGCAGCTGGTGATCTACCCAATTATTAAGCTTGCCGACCCCATCGATGTGGTCGATTATGTGCGCCGTGTTGAGGAAGCCCTGATCCAGGTTGTGCGCCAGTGCGGCATCCCTGGTGCCGGCCGCGTCGACGGGCGTTCCGGGGTGTGGATTCCAGGTTCAGATCATCATCACCGCAAAGTCGCAGCGCTGGGAATTCGCATTACCAAGGGCGTAACCATGCATGGTTTAGCGCTGAACTGCAACAATACGCTGGAATTTTATGATTACATCGTGCCCTGCGGCATCGATGATGCATCTGTGACCACGCTGAGTGCCGAACTGGGGCGCGACATCAGCGTCGCCTCGATGGTTGAGCCAACACTTGCAGCGCTTGACGACGCCTTCGCCGGTCGCCTGATTGTTGCTGATCACAGTTTTGATTCCGCACCCGACCCCACCAAAGGGTTACCCCGCCCCGCACGGTAG
- the lipA gene encoding lipoyl synthase, whose translation MTTAPNGRKLLRVEARNSQTPIEAKPRWIRTAVKTGPEYQDIKKRVSGSGLHTVCQEAGCPNIHECWESREATFLIGGANCSRRCDFCQINSAKPEPLDRDEPRRVALSVREMELNYSTITGVTRDDLDDEGAWLYAEVVRKIHELNPHTGVENLTPDFSGKADLLQEVFEARPEVFAHNLETVPRIFKRIRPAFRYERSLDVIRQARDFGLVTKSNLILGMGETVEEVREALSDLHSAGCDIVTITQYLRPGPMYHPIDRWVKPEEFIEHRDFAYELGFGAVMSGPLVRSSYRAGKLYAQALAARGESLPENLAHLAETAEGSTAQEASTLLEKYGPSKETPVGSFR comes from the coding sequence GTGACTACAGCACCTAATGGACGCAAGCTGCTTCGCGTTGAGGCCCGAAACTCCCAAACCCCAATCGAAGCAAAACCGAGGTGGATTCGCACCGCGGTGAAAACCGGCCCTGAGTACCAAGACATTAAAAAGCGCGTGTCTGGTTCAGGGCTACACACGGTGTGCCAGGAGGCTGGCTGCCCCAACATTCACGAGTGTTGGGAATCGCGTGAAGCCACCTTCCTCATCGGTGGTGCTAACTGCTCCCGCCGCTGCGATTTCTGCCAGATCAATTCCGCCAAACCTGAACCACTCGACCGCGACGAACCACGCCGCGTAGCTTTAAGCGTGCGGGAGATGGAACTGAACTATTCCACCATTACAGGTGTGACCCGCGACGACCTCGACGATGAAGGCGCTTGGCTGTACGCGGAGGTTGTTCGCAAGATTCATGAACTCAATCCGCACACTGGTGTCGAAAACCTCACCCCTGACTTCTCCGGCAAAGCTGATCTTTTGCAGGAAGTTTTTGAGGCCCGCCCCGAGGTGTTTGCCCACAACTTGGAAACCGTTCCTCGTATCTTCAAGCGGATTCGCCCAGCGTTCCGCTACGAACGCTCCCTTGACGTGATCCGCCAGGCCCGCGATTTCGGACTAGTGACCAAATCGAACCTGATTTTGGGCATGGGTGAGACTGTGGAGGAGGTGCGTGAAGCCTTGAGCGATCTGCACTCCGCAGGCTGCGACATTGTCACCATCACCCAGTACCTGCGCCCTGGCCCGATGTACCATCCGATTGATCGTTGGGTGAAGCCTGAAGAGTTCATTGAGCACCGCGATTTCGCATACGAGCTCGGATTCGGCGCCGTCATGTCCGGCCCATTGGTTCGTTCCTCCTACCGCGCCGGCAAGCTTTATGCGCAGGCTTTGGCAGCCCGCGGCGAATCTTTGCCCGAAAACTTGGCGCACTTGGCAGAAACTGCCGAAGGTTCCACCGCACAGGAAGCGTCGACCTTGCTGGAGAAGTACGGCCCCAGCAAGGAAACCCCAGTGGGTTCTTTCCGCTAA
- a CDS encoding DUF4191 domain-containing protein produces the protein MADAKISKKEQRAAKRARRRQTWSQVWQAFNMQRKQDKALIPLMLLSIFGTGLVFFLIGLLWRGQWFMLVSGLIVGIAVAMWVFSRRLQNNVYDRASEQPGSAGWALENLRGGFGVAWRSKSAVASTTQMDFVHRTVGVCGIVLVGEGEPHRLKPLFAQQKKRMNRLAPGVPVTEVIVGEGEGRVPLRKLQSHLVRLKRVYNKNEVYEIAARIEAMDAADRSQNPGLPKGPLPKGGKMSGMNRRARRHAERSEKGK, from the coding sequence ATGGCAGATGCGAAGATTTCTAAGAAGGAGCAGCGCGCAGCAAAGCGCGCTCGACGCCGCCAAACCTGGTCGCAGGTATGGCAAGCGTTTAATATGCAGCGCAAGCAGGATAAAGCGCTGATCCCTTTGATGCTGTTGTCGATTTTCGGCACCGGCCTAGTTTTCTTCCTCATCGGATTGTTGTGGCGCGGCCAGTGGTTCATGCTGGTCTCCGGCCTCATTGTGGGTATTGCTGTGGCGATGTGGGTATTCTCGCGCCGTTTGCAGAACAATGTGTACGATCGCGCCTCTGAGCAGCCTGGTTCTGCTGGTTGGGCTTTGGAGAATCTGCGCGGCGGTTTTGGCGTTGCGTGGCGTTCGAAGTCTGCCGTTGCTTCGACCACACAGATGGATTTTGTGCACCGCACGGTGGGTGTGTGTGGCATTGTTCTGGTCGGTGAAGGTGAGCCGCACCGCTTAAAGCCCCTGTTTGCGCAGCAGAAGAAGCGTATGAATCGCCTCGCTCCTGGTGTTCCTGTCACTGAAGTTATTGTTGGCGAGGGTGAGGGTCGTGTTCCTTTGCGTAAGCTGCAGTCTCACCTGGTGCGCTTGAAGCGTGTGTACAACAAGAATGAAGTCTACGAGATCGCTGCCCGTATTGAGGCTATGGATGCTGCTGATCGTTCGCAGAACCCTGGTTTGCCTAAGGGCCCGCTGCCCAAGGGCGGCAAGATGTCTGGCATGAATCGCCGTGCACGTCGCCACGCTGAGCGCAGCGAAAAGGGCAAATAA
- a CDS encoding RDD family protein, producing MANRKRSWLDGPEIPAEYNELGESRWPGEKLGLPKDGPGALASVARRSGGVFIDWIICWIVASFITMFTHVFGGTSTLTLMLFVVLGVVSVFFFARTPGQAFLGMGVARIDDRTARVGFVRALARTVFTIFVLPAAMVDTDGRGMHDRATGTAVVLG from the coding sequence ATGGCTAATAGAAAGCGCAGCTGGCTGGACGGCCCTGAGATCCCCGCAGAATACAACGAATTAGGTGAATCGAGGTGGCCCGGTGAAAAACTCGGCCTACCCAAAGACGGCCCTGGTGCGTTGGCGTCGGTCGCCCGCCGAAGCGGGGGAGTGTTCATCGACTGGATTATTTGCTGGATCGTGGCCAGCTTCATCACCATGTTCACCCACGTATTTGGGGGTACCTCCACTCTCACCCTGATGCTATTCGTGGTGCTCGGAGTGGTCAGCGTCTTTTTCTTCGCCCGCACACCAGGCCAAGCATTCCTCGGCATGGGTGTTGCGCGTATCGACGACCGCACCGCGCGAGTCGGCTTCGTGCGGGCACTGGCGCGAACTGTGTTCACCATTTTCGTCCTGCCAGCCGCCATGGTAGATACTGACGGCCGAGGCATGCACGACCGTGCAACCGGCACCGCTGTTGTTTTGGGCTAA